The Lolium rigidum isolate FL_2022 chromosome 2, APGP_CSIRO_Lrig_0.1, whole genome shotgun sequence genomic interval TTTGGCTGAATAGGAAGAGTAAAATTGCATCTACGCTCGATCAACTTGTCTGCTTtacgtttctcaaaaaaaaaaacttgtctgCTTTACTGAATTTGGTCACAGTACTCAGATAAGTGTGAAGAGCGCTCGCACCGTGCTAGGATAGACAGCATCCAATTCATCGATTTAGCATGGCATAATTTCTTACTGAGCTAGCGAGTAGTCAACATAAAAAGGCCTAGCCATGTTAGTAGAATACACAGCATCAACAAGTAGTCATAATTTAATCACAAAATCAATACAGCTCAAATCCTAGCTCGGATTTCCCACAATAAAcggcagaaaataccatagaaTATCAGATTTTGGCCGAGAAGGGGTAAGGGGACGGGAAGGGGagcgggagagggagaggaggggggcGGGAGGGACCAGCTACAGCGCGCCGGCGGACGACGAGTTCATTAACCGCAGGGGAGGAGGAGATGGagaggcagcggaggaggaggggggacaTGAGCAGTACCTCCACAAGCGGCGGCCGGCGAACGGGGACCGACAATTTCCTCAGGTGACCGGCGAGAAACGAGAGGACCGAATGGGTATGACTGTCTGATGATCGATGGTAGTTTCGGAATTTATCATTTTCAAGGTTTCGTGCTTCTCATGTAAATTCGCATTTCTTTCTGGGACAAATGTAATAATTACTACTGTTTCATAGATACAAATTTCAATTCTATTGGAAACAATTTTTGGTGTACAGGAAAGCAATCTTCACAAATGACTGAAACGATTTTCAAGTTGACAACATCCTCTATCTCCGAGACAAAGCTGCATCACTTAATTTGGAACGGCGGAGATAGCAAATTGCTGGAATTAGCCAAGGAACCCAGAGCTAGTAGCGTCTCTAGCAGACTGGAGACAGGAATGTGATCTTCATCGACCAAGTGGCACAACTTCCAGTAATAAAAGGATGCAAAAACAAAATAACCAGATCAATGGAACAAGTTGTACACGGTAGGTTTCAAAATACAAATGTGTAGCAATTTCATCTCCATCCTATCCCAAGTGACCATAGTTCACCtccaacagaaaacaaagaacggTAATTACATGATCTTTCTTCCGTTTATCCAGGTGCCTCTAGCAGCTTCACAATAGCCTAAGCATTAGGTAGTATGCTATTACGAAGTTCACCAGGAAAAGTTAACCGCGAGTCTATCCTGCACGGCAGCCTCCGAAAAACCGATTCACGTCAAGGAGCTCAACAAAAAAGATGGAAGATCAACCGCTGATGTTGCCAAGCCAGAACAGCATCGGGAACTGCACAACCGCCAGGAAGAGCAGAAAGTAGTGGTTTCGACTCGGGTGCCTCTCGTAGCTCCTTGGTCCACCCAAGAGAACCCTCTTCATGGTCTTCACGAGGAAGACCCCAGTGCAGAGACAGAACCATGGCATGATGAAGTAGTATAAGTAGCTCCAGAAGATGCGCGCCAGCATTGCAAGAGATGTGCCAGCAAATCCATATCCAGCGTACGCCACAATGTCTAGCAGTGGCGCTTCGCCGCTGCCCAGGGAGTACAGCAGACCTTTGATGAGGACGACTTGTAGAAACCAGCCAACTAGGCCTCTTGAAAACTGCAGGGTCAGAGCCTCAGGGGTAAACCTGCGTCATGGAACACATCACATTTAGATGATATAAGCAATTAATAACCAGATATAAGAAATGCAGTAGTTCACACTGTATTTACTTTCCAAGAACTCCCAATGCATATCCAGCAATGACAATGTAGGTGCCAAACGCCATCAAAGGGATGTAAAGGTCTGGTGCATTGATATCCTGAATTGGAGGTTTGTAGGATAGCCTTCCTCCTACTGGTTCAGTTATTCTTGTCCAGTGACCCTTAAGGAAGACAATAAAGGCAATGCACATATTATGAGAGTTCACAGTATGCAAATCTTGCAGTAAGAAAAAAGTGCCTACAGCTCTTACCCTGTGAAAGAAAGGGAACAAGATGACCTTCAGTTTGTTCCTCACATACTGGCTGTTGACTTGAAAGTAGTATTGTGGGTCCGACAAATATTGAGTAATCTGAAACAGTCAAGTGAGGTTTAGTTTGTCTAATTTCAAAATATTATAAATGAAAGAAACTTGAGTTAATATGAGATATACATTGCTCTGCATGAACTCCGAACTCGAACCAAGAAATTTCTCTCCATATGCGCCTAGTCCAGTACGTATCAGCCCAGGTCCAGCACCATACATGGCACTTTCAAAAGGATTTGGTTGTGCATTTGGAGGCCTACCAGCGTAGCCACCCAGTTCACTATTCATTGCTGCCATGAAAATA includes:
- the LOC124686775 gene encoding protein YIF1B-B-like; protein product: MAAMNSELGGYAGRPPNAQPNPFESAMYGAGPGLIRTGLGAYGEKFLGSSSEFMQSNITQYLSDPQYYFQVNSQYVRNKLKVILFPFFHRGHWTRITEPVGGRLSYKPPIQDINAPDLYIPLMAFGTYIVIAGYALGVLGKFTPEALTLQFSRGLVGWFLQVVLIKGLLYSLGSGEAPLLDIVAYAGYGFAGTSLAMLARIFWSYLYYFIMPWFCLCTGVFLVKTMKRVLLGGPRSYERHPSRNHYFLLFLAVVQFPMLFWLGNISG